GCGTTGCCCTGCGCGGCCGGCGGCAGCGGCAGCGTGCGCGCCGCCCGGCAGGCCGCGTAGCCCAGCTCCGCGTCGGGGTGCGCCGCGCCGCCGGACAGCAGCAGGTCGTAGATCACGCTCGCCGCGACCAGCGGAATCGGCTTCACGGGTGTCGGATGCCCCGCGCCGTGCTCCGCCAGGTAGCGCATCACGCCGTCCGCGGCGGCCAGGCCGAACGCGCTGCCGCCGGTGAACAGCAGCGCGTCCAGCCGGGCGATCGGCTTGTCCGGCGCCAGCAGGTCGGTCTCCCGCGAGCCGGGAGCGGGTCCGCGCACGTCCACCCCCGCCACGGTGCCGGGCGGACACAGGATCGCGGTGCAGCCGGTGTGGTATTCACGCCGCTCGGCATGGCCGACCAGGAAGCCGCTTGCGGTGGTCGC
The Spirochaetaceae bacterium genome window above contains:
- a CDS encoding P1 family peptidase produces the protein MGNRSDRVAGRRATARPHVAATTASGFLVGHAERREYHTGCTAILCPPGTVAGVDVRGPAPGSRETDLLAPDKPIARLDALLFTGGSAFGLAAADGVMRYLAEHGAGHPTPVKPIPLVAASVIYDLLLSGGAAHPDAELGYAACRAARTLPLPPAAQGNA